From Nonomuraea helvata, a single genomic window includes:
- a CDS encoding COX15/CtaA family protein: protein MKLPTDHPNPLVRRLLSFWAPTTGTMRGWALASVVVNAGIAVTGAGVRVTESGLGCPTWPRCTPDSFVPVAHPETDMLNMLVEFGNRLLTFLVLAVGVACVIVALRLTPRRRSLVLLAWLQPAGVLAQALWGGLVVSTMLNPFTVGMHFLISTGLIAACWMLYARAGEGDGPVRRVTHRDIRRLGHALLAAVFVLLVVGVAVSGTGPHSGDERASRFDLDIEAVARLHADVVYIVVGLTFALLFALHVSHAERPARRAALVLLAVELGQGAIGYTQYFLAVPAALVLLHVLGSTLVWIAALRVVTSLRTREPLPDHSPTGVPAAV from the coding sequence GTGAAGCTACCCACCGACCACCCCAATCCTCTCGTGCGCCGCCTGCTGTCCTTCTGGGCGCCCACAACGGGGACGATGCGGGGCTGGGCGCTGGCGTCCGTGGTGGTCAACGCGGGCATCGCGGTGACGGGCGCGGGCGTGCGCGTCACCGAGTCGGGGCTCGGCTGCCCGACGTGGCCCAGGTGCACACCGGACAGCTTCGTCCCGGTCGCGCACCCCGAGACCGACATGCTCAACATGCTCGTCGAGTTCGGCAACAGGCTGCTGACGTTCCTGGTGCTGGCGGTGGGGGTCGCGTGCGTGATCGTGGCGCTGCGCCTGACGCCGCGCAGGCGCTCGCTGGTGCTGCTGGCGTGGCTGCAGCCGGCGGGCGTGCTGGCCCAGGCGCTGTGGGGCGGGCTGGTGGTCAGCACGATGCTCAACCCGTTCACGGTGGGCATGCACTTCCTCATCTCCACCGGCCTGATCGCGGCCTGCTGGATGCTGTACGCGCGCGCCGGCGAGGGCGACGGCCCGGTCCGGCGGGTGACCCACCGCGACATCCGCAGGCTCGGCCACGCGCTGCTGGCCGCCGTGTTCGTGCTGCTGGTGGTCGGGGTCGCGGTGAGCGGCACGGGCCCGCACTCGGGCGACGAGAGGGCCTCCCGCTTCGATCTCGACATCGAGGCCGTGGCGCGGCTGCACGCCGACGTCGTCTACATCGTGGTGGGGCTGACGTTCGCGCTGCTGTTCGCCCTGCACGTGAGCCACGCGGAGCGGCCCGCCAGGCGGGCGGCGCTGGTGCTGCTCGCCGTGGAGCTGGGCCAGGGCGCGATCGGCTACACGCAGTACTTCCTCGCCGTACCCGCCGCGCTGGTCCTGCTGCACGTGCTCGGCTCCACGCTGGTCTGGATCGCCGCGCTCAGGGTGGTCACCTCGCTGCGCACCCGGGAGCCGCTGCCTGACCACTCCCCCACCGGAGTACCCGCCGCCGTCTGA
- a CDS encoding FAD-binding oxidoreductase, protein MSDVIVVGAGVVGAACAYYAARAGLDVTVVDRGPVAGGTTGSGEGNILVSDKEPGPELELAVLSNRLWRELAGHGGFEFEAKGGLVVAETGEVQRQLAGLAAKQEVEHSLVPADSLRDYEPHLADGLAGGVFYPQDAQVQPMLAAARLLSHGAESFGRGTLRLRLGAAVTGFIREGDRITGVRTSQGDVLGDAVINAAGTWGGEVAALAGVDLPILPRRGFILVTEPLAELLIRHKVYTAAYVTNVASDSEGLETSAVVEATPSGTVLIGASRERVGFDRTMSVPVLARLAAQAVALFPALRDVRAIRSYCGFRPYCPDHLPVIGADPRVPGLYHACGHEGAGIGLAPATGHLLAQVLTGSETDVDLRPFRPDRFSEDSP, encoded by the coding sequence ATGTCCGACGTCATCGTGGTCGGCGCCGGAGTGGTGGGCGCCGCCTGCGCCTATTACGCCGCGCGCGCGGGCCTCGACGTGACCGTGGTCGATCGCGGCCCGGTCGCCGGTGGCACTACCGGCTCGGGTGAGGGCAACATCCTGGTGTCCGACAAGGAGCCGGGGCCCGAGCTGGAGCTCGCCGTGCTCTCGAACCGGTTGTGGCGCGAGCTGGCCGGCCACGGCGGCTTCGAGTTCGAGGCCAAGGGCGGGCTGGTCGTCGCCGAGACCGGCGAGGTCCAGCGGCAGCTCGCCGGGCTGGCCGCCAAGCAGGAGGTGGAGCACTCCCTGGTGCCCGCCGACTCCCTGCGCGACTACGAGCCGCACCTCGCCGACGGCCTGGCGGGCGGGGTGTTCTACCCGCAGGACGCGCAGGTGCAGCCCATGCTGGCCGCCGCGCGGCTGCTGAGCCACGGCGCGGAGAGCTTCGGCCGGGGCACGCTCCGGCTGCGCCTCGGGGCCGCGGTGACCGGGTTCATCCGCGAAGGAGACCGGATCACGGGCGTGCGCACCTCGCAGGGCGACGTGCTCGGCGACGCGGTGATCAACGCCGCGGGCACATGGGGCGGCGAGGTGGCCGCGCTGGCGGGCGTCGACCTGCCGATCCTGCCCAGGCGCGGGTTCATCCTGGTCACGGAGCCGCTTGCGGAGCTGCTGATCAGGCACAAGGTTTACACCGCCGCCTACGTCACGAACGTGGCCAGCGACTCGGAGGGCCTGGAGACGTCGGCCGTCGTGGAGGCCACGCCCTCGGGGACCGTGCTCATCGGGGCCAGCAGGGAGCGGGTCGGCTTCGACCGGACCATGTCGGTGCCGGTGCTGGCCCGGCTGGCCGCGCAGGCGGTGGCGCTGTTCCCCGCGCTGCGCGACGTGCGCGCCATCAGGTCGTACTGCGGGTTCCGGCCGTACTGCCCCGACCACCTGCCCGTCATCGGCGCCGATCCGCGGGTGCCCGGGCTGTACCACGCGTGCGGGCACGAGGGCGCGGGCATCGGGCTGGCCCCGGCGACCGGTCACCTGCTCGCGCAGGTGCTCACCGGCTCCGAGACCGACGTGGACCTGCGGCCCTTCCGGCCGGATCGCTTCTCGGAGGACTCCCCTTGA
- a CDS encoding (2Fe-2S)-binding protein: MTFHITIDGRPVPVTPGQTIGAALHAAGVRSWRSTRFGGRPRGLFCGIGVCFDCLISVNGRAPERACLVEAAPGDEVTTS; the protein is encoded by the coding sequence TTGACGTTCCACATCACGATCGACGGGCGTCCTGTCCCCGTGACCCCCGGCCAGACGATCGGGGCCGCGCTGCACGCCGCAGGCGTGCGCTCGTGGCGCAGCACGCGCTTCGGCGGGCGGCCACGCGGGCTGTTCTGCGGGATCGGGGTCTGCTTCGACTGCCTCATCTCGGTCAACGGGCGGGCTCCCGAGCGGGCCTGCCTGGTGGAGGCCGCGCCCGGTGACGAGGTGACCACGTCATGA
- a CDS encoding NAD(P)/FAD-dependent oxidoreductase codes for MTYDLVVIGGGPAGVAGALTAAQAGLRVALVDSAMRLGGQYFRHSADPRPAPGLDRFLRLARALDSRADLLLRHQVWSLTRGPDGDLTVHCTAPDRTALPVAARRVLIATGAHDRPLPFPGWDLPGVLTAGGAQALLKGNDVVAGRRIVVAGTGPFLLPVASGLAGAGARVLGVFEANGGLGLARHPLLALGKAGEAAGYAADLVRHRVPYRTRRAVVAAHGEREVEAVTVARLDKDWNVLATRVLECDTVAVGYGFVPQIDLGVQLGCATRHDVDGSPVLAVDAGQRTSVAGVWAAGEPTGVGGWRLSELEGRIAGQVIAADWRAHGGEAGAGAVAGVLLRRRERWRAFGEALQRAYPVQPGWQSWLRDDTLVCRCEEVPLARVREAQSLGATDARSIKLLARPGMGWCQGRICGYAVSCLAGEPPQPPRRPIAQPVTLGALADLTDDPTVQ; via the coding sequence ATGACGTACGACCTGGTGGTGATCGGGGGCGGGCCCGCCGGGGTGGCGGGCGCGCTCACGGCGGCGCAGGCCGGTCTGCGGGTGGCGCTCGTGGACTCCGCCATGCGGCTCGGCGGCCAGTACTTCCGCCACTCCGCCGACCCGCGGCCCGCGCCCGGGCTCGATCGGTTCCTGCGGCTGGCCCGCGCCCTCGACTCCCGCGCCGACCTGCTGCTGCGGCACCAGGTCTGGAGCCTCACCCGCGGGCCGGACGGCGATCTGACCGTGCACTGCACGGCTCCTGACCGTACGGCGCTCCCGGTGGCGGCGCGGCGGGTGCTGATCGCGACCGGCGCGCACGACAGGCCGCTGCCGTTCCCCGGGTGGGACCTGCCCGGCGTGCTCACGGCCGGCGGCGCGCAGGCGCTGCTCAAGGGCAACGACGTCGTCGCCGGCAGGCGGATCGTGGTCGCCGGCACCGGGCCGTTCCTGCTTCCCGTGGCCTCCGGGCTGGCGGGGGCAGGGGCTCGGGTGCTCGGGGTGTTCGAGGCCAACGGCGGCCTCGGCCTGGCCAGGCATCCGCTGCTGGCCCTGGGCAAGGCCGGTGAGGCCGCCGGGTACGCGGCGGACCTCGTACGGCACCGGGTGCCGTACCGGACGCGCCGGGCGGTCGTGGCGGCGCACGGCGAGCGCGAGGTGGAGGCCGTCACCGTGGCCCGCCTCGACAAGGACTGGAACGTTCTCGCCACCCGCGTCCTCGAGTGCGACACGGTGGCCGTCGGCTACGGGTTCGTCCCGCAGATCGACCTGGGCGTCCAGCTCGGCTGCGCGACCAGGCACGACGTGGACGGCAGCCCGGTGCTGGCCGTGGACGCCGGCCAGCGCACGAGTGTCGCCGGGGTCTGGGCGGCGGGCGAGCCCACGGGCGTCGGGGGCTGGCGCCTGTCCGAACTGGAGGGGCGCATCGCGGGGCAGGTGATCGCCGCCGACTGGCGCGCCCACGGCGGCGAGGCGGGTGCCGGGGCCGTGGCCGGGGTGCTGCTGCGGCGGCGGGAGCGGTGGCGGGCGTTCGGTGAGGCGCTGCAGCGCGCCTACCCCGTCCAACCCGGCTGGCAGAGCTGGCTGCGTGACGACACGCTGGTCTGCCGGTGCGAGGAGGTGCCGCTGGCGCGGGTGCGCGAGGCGCAGAGCCTCGGCGCCACCGACGCGCGCTCGATCAAGCTGCTGGCCAGGCCCGGCATGGGCTGGTGCCAGGGCCGCATCTGCGGCTACGCCGTCTCCTGCCTGGCGGGTGAGCCGCCGCAGCCGCCCCGCCGCCCCATCGCCCAGCCCGTCACCCTCGGCGCACTCGCCGACCTCACAGACGACCCCACCGTTCAATGA
- a CDS encoding dihydrodipicolinate synthase family protein produces the protein MENRSKAWHGVMVATALPLRDDLSVDFDAYAEHCRWLVENGCDGVVPNGSLGEYQTLSPDERAKVIETAVKAVGGRNVMAGAGAYGAAESRRWAEQAGEAGCGSVLLLPPNSFRADERAVVEHYREVAKAGVPIVAYNNPYDTKVDLTPALLAKLHEEGLIVAVKEFSGDVRRAYEIAELAPELDLLVGSDDVLLELAVAGAVGWVAGYPNALPSSNVALYRAAVAGDLETALPLYRTLHPLLRWDSKTEFVQAIKLSMDIAGRHGGPCRQPRQPLTDEQAAIVRAATEKALAEGLR, from the coding sequence ATGGAGAACCGCAGCAAGGCCTGGCACGGCGTCATGGTCGCCACAGCGCTGCCCCTGCGCGACGACCTGTCCGTCGATTTCGACGCCTACGCCGAGCACTGCCGCTGGCTGGTGGAGAACGGCTGCGACGGCGTCGTGCCGAACGGATCGCTGGGCGAGTACCAGACGCTCAGCCCGGACGAGCGCGCCAAGGTGATCGAGACCGCCGTCAAGGCCGTCGGCGGCCGCAACGTGATGGCCGGAGCGGGCGCGTACGGCGCCGCCGAGTCGCGCCGCTGGGCCGAGCAGGCGGGCGAGGCGGGCTGCGGCTCGGTGCTCCTGCTGCCGCCCAACTCCTTCCGCGCCGACGAGCGGGCCGTCGTCGAGCACTACCGTGAGGTCGCCAAGGCGGGCGTGCCGATCGTGGCCTACAACAACCCGTACGACACCAAGGTCGACCTGACCCCCGCGCTGCTGGCCAAGCTGCACGAGGAGGGGCTGATCGTGGCGGTCAAGGAGTTCAGCGGGGACGTGCGCAGGGCGTACGAGATCGCCGAGCTGGCTCCCGAGCTGGACCTGCTGGTCGGCTCCGACGACGTGCTGCTGGAACTCGCCGTCGCCGGTGCGGTGGGCTGGGTCGCCGGCTACCCCAACGCGCTGCCCTCCTCCAACGTCGCGCTCTACCGCGCGGCGGTCGCCGGAGACCTGGAGACGGCGCTGCCCCTTTACCGGACCCTGCACCCGCTGCTGCGCTGGGACTCGAAGACCGAGTTCGTCCAGGCCATCAAGCTGTCCATGGACATCGCGGGCCGCCACGGCGGGCCGTGCAGGCAGCCCAGGCAGCCGCTGACGGACGAGCAGGCCGCTATCGTGCGAGCGGCGACCGAGAAGGCACTGGCAGAAGGGCTGCGATGA
- a CDS encoding proline racemase family protein — translation MRTKRVFHAVDSHTEGMPTRVITGGIGVIPGAGMAERRVYFRDNLDHIRTLLMTEPRGHSAMSGAILQPPTRPDADYGVLFIEVSGLLPMCGHGTIGVATVLVETGMVEVVEPVTTVRLEVPAGLVEVDVAVEDGQAMSVTLRNVPSYCDRLDAVVKVPGFGEIPYDLAYGGNFYAIVDLDSYGLPFDRRAKNEILAAGLATMEAINAADEPVHREDDRIRGCHHVYFAAPGSDAHHSRHAMAIHPGWFDRSPCGTGTSARMAQLHARGELPVGQDFVNESFIETRFIGRVLEETTVGGAPAVLPSITGRAWITGTAQYFLDPRDPFPAGFEL, via the coding sequence ATGAGGACAAAGCGCGTTTTCCACGCCGTCGACTCCCACACCGAGGGCATGCCGACCCGCGTCATCACCGGCGGGATCGGCGTGATCCCCGGCGCCGGCATGGCCGAGCGGCGCGTCTACTTCCGCGACAACCTCGACCACATCCGCACCCTGCTGATGACCGAGCCGCGCGGCCACTCCGCCATGAGCGGCGCCATCCTGCAGCCGCCCACCAGGCCGGACGCCGACTACGGCGTGCTGTTCATCGAGGTGTCAGGGCTGCTGCCGATGTGCGGGCACGGCACCATCGGCGTGGCCACCGTGCTCGTCGAGACCGGCATGGTGGAGGTCGTCGAACCGGTCACCACCGTGCGCCTGGAGGTGCCCGCCGGGCTCGTCGAGGTGGACGTGGCCGTCGAGGACGGTCAGGCCATGTCGGTGACGCTGCGCAACGTGCCCTCCTACTGCGACCGGCTCGACGCCGTCGTGAAGGTGCCCGGCTTCGGGGAGATCCCGTACGACCTGGCGTACGGCGGCAACTTCTACGCCATCGTCGACCTCGACTCCTACGGCCTGCCCTTCGACCGCAGGGCCAAGAACGAGATCCTCGCCGCCGGCCTGGCCACCATGGAGGCCATCAACGCCGCCGACGAGCCCGTGCACCGCGAGGACGACCGCATCCGCGGCTGTCACCACGTCTACTTCGCCGCACCCGGCTCCGACGCCCACCACTCCCGGCACGCCATGGCCATCCACCCGGGCTGGTTCGACCGCTCGCCGTGCGGCACCGGCACCAGCGCCCGCATGGCGCAGCTGCACGCCCGCGGGGAGCTGCCGGTCGGCCAGGACTTCGTGAACGAGTCGTTCATCGAGACCCGGTTCATCGGCAGGGTCCTGGAGGAGACCACCGTGGGCGGCGCGCCGGCCGTCCTCCCGTCCATCACCGGCCGGGCCTGGATCACCGGCACCGCCCAGTACTTCCTCGACCCGCGCGACCCGTTCCCCGCCGGATTCGAGTTGTGA
- a CDS encoding proline racemase family protein → MISTVDYHTGGEPFRIVTGGVPEVPGADVLSRRAAAMAEPEFDDVRRLLCHEPRGHADMYGCFLVPPDDPGALFGALFWHKDGFSTACGHGTIALGAYAVHEGLVAADPDGETDVVVDVPSGRVTARVRCSGGRVRGVTFVSVPSYVLARDVAAGGTKVDVSYGGAIYVSVPARALGLSVEPGHLTALIGHARRIKADLVGHPATRHPSDDRLSGVYGVIFYDELPDMDGVAHQRNVTVFADGEVDRSPCGSGTAARLALLHDAGLRGPLIHDSIVGSTFRARVAEVLDQGVVPEIEGMAYRTGRHAFELDPDDPLGLGFTLR, encoded by the coding sequence ATGATTTCGACAGTCGACTATCACACGGGCGGCGAGCCGTTCAGGATCGTCACCGGCGGCGTGCCCGAGGTCCCGGGGGCCGACGTGCTCTCCCGGCGGGCCGCCGCCATGGCGGAGCCCGAGTTCGACGACGTGCGGCGGCTGCTGTGCCACGAGCCGCGCGGGCACGCCGACATGTACGGCTGCTTCCTCGTCCCGCCGGACGACCCCGGGGCCCTGTTCGGGGCGCTGTTCTGGCACAAGGACGGCTTCTCCACCGCCTGCGGCCACGGCACCATCGCGCTGGGTGCCTACGCCGTGCACGAGGGGCTGGTCGCGGCGGATCCCGACGGGGAGACGGACGTGGTCGTCGACGTGCCGTCCGGGCGCGTCACGGCGCGGGTGCGCTGCTCCGGTGGGCGGGTACGCGGGGTGACGTTCGTCAGCGTGCCGTCGTACGTGCTGGCACGTGACGTGGCGGCCGGCGGGACGAAGGTCGACGTCTCGTACGGCGGCGCCATCTACGTGTCCGTGCCCGCCCGGGCGCTGGGCCTGTCCGTGGAGCCCGGGCACCTGACGGCGCTCATCGGCCACGCCCGCCGGATCAAGGCCGACCTGGTCGGCCACCCGGCCACCCGGCACCCGTCAGACGACCGGCTGTCCGGCGTCTACGGCGTGATCTTCTACGACGAGCTGCCGGACATGGACGGCGTGGCCCACCAGCGGAACGTGACGGTGTTCGCCGACGGGGAGGTGGACCGCTCGCCGTGCGGCTCCGGCACGGCGGCCCGGCTGGCGCTGCTGCACGACGCGGGGCTGCGCGGGCCGCTGATCCACGACAGCATCGTCGGGAGCACCTTCCGCGCGCGGGTGGCCGAGGTCCTGGACCAGGGGGTCGTGCCGGAGATCGAGGGCATGGCGTACCGGACCGGACGGCACGCCTTCGAGCTCGATCCCGACGACCCGCTGGGACTGGGGTTCACACTGCGATGA
- a CDS encoding ornithine cyclodeaminase family protein, whose product MTGLPYLDAATLERLVPMGRAVRILEDALRAGLDPEATPQRPIVDVPAGQLLLMPAAAGRYAGVKAVTIAPANPDRGLPRIQGTYLLFDGETLTPLAALDGIALTSLRTPAVSALAVSHLASGEARRLVVFGSGPQAWGHVLALREVRPVADVTVIGRDPGRAEALAGRCRALGLTARAGSREAVAAADIVVCCTTAREPLFPGKLARDGVTVVAVGSHEPGARELDGDLVARATVVVEARAAALEEAGDVLIPIHEGTITAGHLAGNLADLVAGRVVTGTAPRVFKSTGMAWEDLVVAAAAYEAWIS is encoded by the coding sequence ATGACCGGGTTGCCGTATCTCGACGCCGCGACGCTGGAGCGGCTGGTGCCCATGGGACGGGCCGTGCGGATCCTGGAGGACGCGCTCCGGGCGGGGCTCGATCCCGAGGCCACGCCGCAGCGGCCGATCGTGGACGTGCCCGCCGGACAGCTCCTGCTCATGCCCGCCGCGGCCGGGCGGTACGCGGGGGTGAAGGCCGTCACCATCGCGCCGGCCAACCCCGATCGGGGGCTGCCCCGGATCCAGGGGACGTACCTGCTGTTCGACGGCGAGACCCTGACCCCGCTCGCGGCCCTGGACGGGATCGCGCTCACCTCGCTCCGCACCCCCGCCGTCTCCGCCCTGGCCGTCAGCCACCTGGCTTCCGGGGAGGCCCGGCGGCTGGTGGTGTTCGGGAGCGGGCCGCAGGCGTGGGGGCACGTGCTGGCGCTGCGGGAGGTGCGGCCCGTGGCGGACGTGACGGTGATCGGGCGCGACCCGGGCCGCGCGGAGGCGCTGGCCGGCCGCTGCCGGGCGCTCGGCCTGACCGCGCGCGCCGGGTCTCGGGAAGCAGTGGCAGCGGCCGACATCGTGGTGTGCTGCACGACGGCCAGGGAGCCGTTGTTCCCGGGTAAGCTCGCCCGCGACGGCGTCACCGTCGTCGCGGTCGGCTCGCACGAGCCCGGCGCCCGTGAGCTCGACGGCGACCTCGTCGCCCGCGCCACCGTGGTCGTCGAGGCCAGGGCGGCCGCCCTCGAGGAAGCGGGGGATGTGCTCATCCCGATCCACGAGGGTACGATCACCGCTGGTCATCTCGCCGGAAACCTCGCCGACCTCGTGGCGGGCAGGGTCGTCACCGGCACCGCGCCGCGCGTGTTCAAGAGCACGGGCATGGCGTGGGAGGACCTGGTGGTCGCGGCCGCCGCTTACGAGGCGTGGATCTCATGA
- a CDS encoding GntR family transcriptional regulator, translating to MAAEERLDLPMVGERQSLREQVSQALRAALITGEMRPGVVYSAPVLAAQFGVSATPVREAMLDLAKEGLVEAVRNKGFRVTELSDRDLDELTEIRQLIEVPTVARLADSSRAEEFERLRPIAEEIVSAAEGGDLLAYVDADLRFHVELLTLAGNGHLVEVVRDLRNRARLYGLSQLAERGTLADSAREHLQLLDALKNGDSGAVGHIMVEHIGHVRGIWAEH from the coding sequence ATGGCTGCCGAGGAGCGGCTCGACCTGCCGATGGTGGGAGAGCGGCAGAGCCTGCGCGAACAGGTGTCGCAGGCGTTGCGTGCCGCGCTGATCACCGGTGAGATGCGGCCGGGGGTGGTCTACTCCGCGCCGGTGCTGGCCGCCCAGTTCGGCGTCTCGGCCACGCCGGTCCGCGAGGCCATGCTCGACCTCGCCAAGGAGGGCCTGGTCGAGGCGGTGCGCAACAAGGGCTTCAGAGTGACCGAGCTGTCCGACCGCGATCTCGACGAGCTCACCGAGATCCGCCAGCTCATCGAGGTGCCCACCGTGGCCAGGCTGGCCGACAGCTCGCGGGCGGAGGAGTTCGAACGGCTCAGGCCCATCGCCGAGGAGATCGTCTCGGCCGCCGAGGGCGGCGACCTGCTCGCGTACGTGGACGCCGACCTGCGCTTCCACGTCGAGCTGCTGACCCTGGCGGGCAACGGCCACTTGGTGGAGGTGGTGCGCGACCTGCGCAACAGGGCCAGGCTCTACGGCCTGTCCCAGCTCGCCGAGCGCGGCACGCTCGCCGACTCGGCCAGGGAGCACCTCCAGCTGCTCGACGCGCTCAAGAACGGCGACAGCGGGGCCGTCGGCCACATCATGGTCGAACACATCGGGCATGTACGCGGCATTTGGGCCGAACACTGA
- a CDS encoding DMT family transporter yields the protein MTAFALDDPFDRRSGLPRPGSLLRTAADSIPPSGLVLLAIFSVQLGAGFAKELFAALPPSAVVFLRITAGALIMGSLVRPRLKGLAWRDWAVGIGFGVTLALMNLVFYEALSRLPMGIAVAIEFLGPLGVAVAASRRRIDLLWVGLAGAGVALLAPWGQSASVDWLGIGFAMVAGVCWAGYILLSAAAGRRFPGTSGLSFAMIVSAVVVAPVGITTGGTQLLQPELLLIGLGVGLLSSVIPYSLELHALRRMPKHVFGILMSLEPAVAAVIGVLLLNEVLHVQQWTAIVCIVAASLGSTRRRKL from the coding sequence GTGACCGCCTTCGCCCTCGACGATCCCTTCGATCGCCGCTCCGGCCTTCCCCGGCCGGGAAGCCTGCTGCGCACCGCCGCCGACTCGATCCCGCCCTCCGGGCTCGTCCTGCTGGCGATCTTCTCGGTGCAGCTGGGCGCCGGGTTCGCGAAGGAGCTGTTCGCGGCGCTGCCGCCGAGCGCGGTGGTGTTCCTGCGGATCACGGCCGGGGCGCTGATCATGGGCTCGCTCGTCCGGCCACGGCTGAAAGGCCTGGCCTGGCGCGACTGGGCGGTGGGGATCGGGTTCGGGGTGACGCTCGCCCTCATGAACCTGGTCTTCTACGAGGCCCTGTCGCGGCTGCCGATGGGGATCGCGGTGGCCATCGAGTTCCTCGGGCCCTTGGGCGTGGCCGTGGCGGCCTCGCGGCGCAGGATCGACCTGCTGTGGGTCGGGCTCGCGGGCGCGGGCGTGGCGCTGCTCGCGCCCTGGGGGCAGTCGGCGTCGGTGGACTGGCTCGGCATCGGGTTCGCGATGGTGGCGGGGGTCTGCTGGGCCGGGTACATCCTGCTGTCGGCGGCGGCCGGGCGGCGCTTCCCCGGCACGAGCGGGCTGTCGTTCGCGATGATCGTGTCGGCCGTCGTGGTCGCTCCCGTCGGCATCACGACGGGCGGGACGCAGCTGCTGCAGCCGGAGCTGCTGCTGATCGGGCTCGGCGTGGGGCTGCTGTCGTCGGTGATCCCGTACTCGCTGGAGCTGCACGCGCTGCGGCGGATGCCCAAGCACGTGTTCGGCATCCTGATGAGCCTGGAGCCGGCGGTGGCGGCGGTGATCGGGGTGCTGCTGCTGAACGAGGTCCTGCACGTGCAGCAGTGGACGGCGATCGTCTGCATCGTGGCCGCCAGCCTGGGCTCCACCCGGCGGCGCAAGCTCTAG
- a CDS encoding MFS transporter yields MKSPALPVSLARPPLALSVASFVSSFDRFAVSPMLVLIAVDLDVPLSAAVAAASGYYLAYGLTQPVWGLLSDRFGRVRVMRVALFGAALAGVVSALMPVLGALVVARVVTGACFGAVIPTGLTYVGDTVQPSVRQRALTDLMAAAALGTALATGLGGVVAGLVDWRVAFTVPAACALACALTLGSLPEPPRLRLDGAALGTARYLGAVLGHGWALLVFGLAFVEGAIMLGAMPFLATALEHTGYAAAVAGLAITAYGLGLWLFSKLVKRLAGRWPAPALMTVGGAQLSAGFAIVSVHVSMPTVAVTALLLGGGWSFLHSSLQTWATSVVPEARGTTIAFFACALFVGSAVSSWAAGPLAERGSYALLFGLAAGAAIPLTAVAALTRRRYGRSQAAQPQPQ; encoded by the coding sequence ATGAAATCGCCCGCCTTGCCCGTGAGCCTCGCCCGGCCGCCGCTGGCCCTGTCCGTGGCCTCCTTCGTCAGCAGCTTCGACCGCTTCGCCGTGAGCCCCATGCTCGTGCTCATCGCGGTGGACCTGGACGTCCCGCTCTCCGCCGCCGTCGCGGCCGCCAGCGGCTACTACCTGGCCTACGGGCTGACGCAGCCGGTGTGGGGGCTGCTGTCGGACCGGTTCGGGCGGGTTCGGGTGATGCGCGTGGCGCTGTTCGGGGCGGCGCTGGCCGGCGTGGTCTCGGCGCTGATGCCGGTGCTCGGGGCGCTGGTGGTGGCCAGGGTGGTGACCGGCGCCTGCTTCGGCGCCGTGATCCCCACCGGGCTGACGTACGTGGGAGACACCGTCCAGCCCTCGGTACGGCAGCGCGCGCTGACCGACCTGATGGCCGCAGCGGCGCTCGGCACGGCCCTGGCCACCGGGCTGGGCGGGGTGGTCGCGGGCCTGGTGGACTGGCGGGTGGCCTTCACCGTGCCCGCCGCCTGCGCCCTGGCCTGCGCGCTCACGCTCGGCTCGCTGCCTGAGCCGCCCCGTCTCCGCCTGGACGGTGCCGCACTTGGGACCGCCCGGTACCTGGGCGCGGTGCTCGGGCACGGCTGGGCGCTGCTGGTGTTCGGGCTGGCCTTCGTCGAAGGCGCGATCATGCTCGGAGCCATGCCGTTCCTGGCCACCGCGCTGGAGCACACGGGGTACGCCGCGGCCGTGGCCGGGCTCGCCATCACCGCGTACGGACTGGGCCTGTGGTTGTTCTCGAAGCTCGTCAAGCGGCTGGCGGGGCGCTGGCCCGCTCCCGCGCTGATGACGGTGGGCGGCGCGCAGCTCAGCGCCGGGTTCGCGATCGTCTCCGTGCACGTCAGCATGCCCACCGTGGCCGTCACGGCGCTGCTGCTCGGGGGCGGCTGGTCGTTCCTGCACTCATCGCTGCAGACGTGGGCCACCTCGGTGGTGCCCGAGGCGAGGGGCACCACCATCGCGTTCTTCGCCTGCGCGCTCTTCGTGGGCAGCGCGGTCTCGTCGTGGGCGGCCGGGCCGCTGGCCGAGCGGGGGAGCTACGCCCTGCTGTTCGGCCTGGCGGCCGGCGCCGCGATCCCGCTGACCGCGGTGGCCGCTCTCACCAGGCGCCGCTACGGCCGCTCGCAGGCCGCCCAGCCGCAGCCGCAGTGA